In the genome of Planctomycetaceae bacterium, one region contains:
- a CDS encoding Glu/Leu/Phe/Val dehydrogenase dimerization domain-containing protein: MSRAFEDASRYFDEAASVMDLSQNMKTLLLTPEREVKVQVAMKLDNGDIATFVGYRIQHNSARGPMKGGLRYHHEVNADEVLALASLMTWKTAVVNLPYGGAKGGICVRPKDLSTDELERLTRKFVDVTHDVIGPDKDIPAPDMGSNAQVMAWIMNQYEKYHGFNPACVTGKPTELHGADGREEATGRGVGIVTQALLRKFGRSLENATIAIQGFGNVGTFTAEYLHGGGGKVVSISDVSGGIQNKNGIDIAAALAHVRQKGSLAGFDGGESISNEQLLELDVDVLIPAALGGVITAENANNIKARYIVEAANGPVTPEADMIFRQREVVVLPDILANAGGVTVSYFEWVQNQQYFRWDLSRVREELEKTMTASFNKVWTIAQEKKIPLRTAAYLVGIGRVGRATVLGGI; this comes from the coding sequence ATGTCCCGAGCATTTGAAGATGCCAGCCGTTATTTTGACGAAGCAGCGTCGGTGATGGATCTGTCGCAAAACATGAAAACACTGCTGTTGACCCCCGAAAGAGAGGTCAAAGTGCAGGTTGCAATGAAGCTTGATAATGGGGATATCGCGACCTTTGTGGGCTACCGCATCCAGCACAACAGTGCAAGAGGGCCGATGAAGGGCGGGCTTCGGTACCATCATGAGGTGAATGCTGATGAAGTTCTTGCGCTGGCTTCGCTGATGACCTGGAAAACGGCTGTCGTCAATCTTCCATATGGCGGCGCGAAGGGCGGTATCTGTGTTCGTCCGAAGGATCTATCGACGGATGAACTCGAACGCCTGACCAGAAAATTTGTGGACGTTACGCACGATGTGATCGGGCCGGATAAGGATATTCCGGCACCGGATATGGGGTCCAACGCTCAGGTGATGGCGTGGATCATGAATCAATACGAAAAATATCATGGCTTCAATCCGGCATGTGTGACGGGAAAGCCGACAGAGTTGCACGGTGCTGATGGCCGCGAAGAGGCAACGGGACGCGGAGTTGGAATTGTCACGCAGGCCCTGCTTCGGAAATTCGGACGTTCGCTGGAGAACGCGACGATAGCGATTCAGGGATTTGGCAATGTTGGTACGTTTACTGCGGAGTATCTGCACGGAGGTGGAGGTAAAGTCGTTTCCATCTCTGATGTGAGTGGCGGTATTCAGAATAAAAACGGCATTGATATTGCTGCAGCCCTGGCTCATGTTCGACAAAAGGGCAGTCTGGCTGGTTTTGATGGAGGGGAATCCATCAGCAACGAGCAGCTTCTTGAACTGGACGTGGATGTGTTAATTCCAGCAGCCCTGGGCGGTGTCATTACCGCTGAAAATGCGAACAACATCAAGGCGAGATACATTGTCGAGGCGGCGAACGGACCAGTGACTCCGGAAGCAGATATGATTTTCCGCCAGCGGGAAGTGGTGGTCTTACCGGACATTCTGGCAAATGCCGGAGGGGTCACGGTCAGCTATTTTGAATGGGTCCAGAATCAGCAGTACTTCCGCTGGGATCTGAGCCGCGTGCGTGAAGAACTTGAGAAAACCATGACGGCCAGCTTCAACAAAGTGTGGACGATCGCACAGGAAAAGAAGATTCCGTTACGGACAGCCGCATACCTGGTTGGTATTGGTCGTGTCGGCCGGGCAACCGTGCTGGGAGGAATTTGA
- a CDS encoding SGNH/GDSL hydrolase family protein has translation MTTRAIRMIRHILAAILLIASAGAGAELYLRRQMPDTPSWVCSGSSCAMQPLLIPSETHHHLLRPGAEKSITVNGNRVRYQINSLGTRGTEVTVPKPAGTFRILVLGDETVFGPRLPQESTLPGQIQKLLSGTTSAHVEVVNGGVPGYCPLLGWLAYEYRLKELDPDLIVLHFDMTDVADDARYRSLYVETVGQPPVCLHESLMNPNTIPRVDGVLQTIRNSAVVSLMLEKTRDYLRTSSAVAADLPTCSSPIAWALDNPPDVRIQVRHALSVLVHLKKALAGTDTQLLVTTCPSVWQVVPGSEHIGCASMCQLNGSTPLTSRLPFDVLAAYCEQQGIRFLDASASFLQSQTPEVLFWMDDGALGPAGTTLYARSIAAYLVQSPPRTWNQDPGRLSRAR, from the coding sequence ATGACCACTCGCGCCATACGAATGATCCGCCATATCCTGGCGGCGATTCTGCTCATTGCCAGCGCTGGAGCTGGGGCCGAGTTGTATCTGCGTCGGCAGATGCCGGACACTCCGTCGTGGGTCTGCAGTGGCAGTAGCTGTGCGATGCAGCCGCTGCTCATTCCATCAGAAACGCACCACCACCTACTTCGTCCTGGCGCTGAGAAGTCGATCACGGTGAACGGGAATCGGGTTCGTTATCAGATTAATTCGCTGGGAACCCGTGGAACAGAAGTGACGGTGCCGAAACCGGCGGGGACTTTTCGAATTCTTGTACTGGGAGACGAAACGGTCTTTGGGCCGCGTTTACCTCAGGAATCAACGCTTCCCGGACAAATTCAGAAACTACTCTCCGGGACGACTTCGGCGCATGTCGAAGTCGTCAACGGTGGTGTTCCGGGGTATTGCCCGCTTCTTGGATGGCTTGCGTACGAATATCGTTTGAAGGAACTTGATCCGGATCTGATCGTGCTGCACTTTGATATGACAGACGTTGCTGATGACGCGAGATACCGTAGTTTGTATGTGGAGACAGTCGGGCAACCGCCAGTGTGTCTGCATGAATCGCTAATGAACCCGAATACGATACCTCGTGTCGATGGCGTACTTCAGACCATCCGGAATTCGGCCGTTGTATCATTAATGCTGGAGAAGACACGCGACTACCTACGGACATCCTCGGCAGTGGCAGCGGATTTGCCGACCTGCTCCAGTCCAATTGCATGGGCTCTTGATAATCCTCCTGATGTTCGTATTCAGGTGCGCCATGCCTTGAGTGTTCTGGTGCATTTGAAGAAGGCTCTGGCTGGCACGGACACACAATTGCTGGTCACAACTTGTCCGAGTGTCTGGCAGGTTGTGCCCGGTAGTGAACACATCGGATGTGCATCCATGTGTCAGCTGAACGGTTCGACGCCGCTGACGAGCCGACTTCCGTTTGATGTGCTTGCTGCCTATTGCGAGCAGCAGGGCATCCGTTTTCTGGATGCGTCTGCGTCGTTTCTTCAATCGCAGACACCGGAAGTTTTGTTCTGGATGGACGATGGTGCTTTGGGGCCTGCCGGCACAACACTTTACGCAAGGTCGATTGCCGCATATCTCGTGCAATCCCCGCCGCGAACCTGGAATCAGGATCCTGGTCGGCTCAGTCGTGCCCGGTAG